Proteins from one Juglans microcarpa x Juglans regia isolate MS1-56 chromosome 1S, Jm3101_v1.0, whole genome shotgun sequence genomic window:
- the LOC121246435 gene encoding protein SRC2 homolog — protein MATSCPAPPKRLDLELTIVSAKHLKNVNWKNGDLKPYAVFWVDPDRRLATKSDDAGSTRPVWNESFTLPLTIPVQDSVLTLEIFHSKPSETPKPLVGTLRVPLKDLADNPDDPIRIRTFQLTRPSGRPQGKIRVKLSVRERPLPPDYHVAPQPSYYYSGAPALPPRDYRGYSPSPYTSPLPAPSPSQPPPAPYLYSSYPDAYSGYYTGYYSSAPPPPMPPRPFFDRPVNYGGPGGPSGPSAPVDYSFYDQKPKNSKMGLGTGMAVGAAVGALGGLALDEGLKYEEEKIVDRVENDVAARDDYSDYRGDYRPDY, from the coding sequence ATGGCCACCTCTTGCCCTGCGCCACCGAAGCGTCTGGACCTGGAGCTCACCATCGTCTCCGCCAAGCATCTCAAGAACGTGAACTGGAAAAACGGAGACCTCAAGCCATACGCGGTATTCTGGGTCGACCCAGACCGCCGACTCGCCACCAAATCGGACGACGCTGGCTCGACCCGCCCTGTATGGAACGAGAGTTTCACCCTCCCACTCACCATCCCTGTCCAGGACTCCGTCCTCACCCTTGAGATCTTCCACTCCAAACCCTCCGAGACCCCCAAGCCCTTGGTCGGCACCCTCCGTGTCCCGCTCAAGGATCTCGCTGACAACCCCGACGACCCGATCCGTATCAGAACGTTCCAACTCACCCGTCCATCGGGTCGTCCCCAGGGGAAGATCCGCGTAAAGCTCTCCGTCCGCGAACGGCCTTTGCCGCCAGATTATCATGTTGCCCCTCAGCCTAGCTACTATTACTCCGGAGCCCCTGCCCTTCCTCCGCGCGACTACAGGGGATACTCGCCCTCACCGTACACGTCACCACTCCCGGCACCGTCCCCATCGCAGCCGCCGCCGGCTCCGTACCTTTACAGCTCGTATCCCGATGCGTATTCAGGATACTATACAGGGTACTATTCCAGTGCGCCACCACCGCCTATGCCGCCCAGGCCATTCTTCGACCGGCCCGTGAACTATGGTGGGCCTGGAGGGCCCAGTGGGCCGTCGGCACCTGTGGATTACTCGTTCTACGATCAGAAGCCGAAGAACTCGAAAATGGGTCTGGGAACGGGAATGGCTGTGGGCGCGGCCGTTGGAGCGTTAGGTGGGCTCGCATTGGACGAGGGATTGAAGTACGAAGAGGAGAAAATCGTGGATAGGGTCGAGAATGACGTGGCTGCGCGCGACGATTACAGCGATTACCGAGGCGACTATCGCCCCGATTATTGA